A genome region from Triticum aestivum cultivar Chinese Spring chromosome 2B, IWGSC CS RefSeq v2.1, whole genome shotgun sequence includes the following:
- the LOC123047429 gene encoding MLO-like protein 14, whose protein sequence is MAGGGEGSGAAGGTGEMRSLALTPTWSVATVLTLLVAASLIVERSIHRLSNWLKKTHRNPLHKAMEKMKEEMMLLGFISLLLAATSRMISGICIDSKYYNSRFSPCTKEEVEETFSAEHALSSRKRSHIIAAILHRSLRRNLKAQSHQVESCHEGFESFVSHEGLEQLHRFIFVMAVTHVTYSCLTMLLAILKVHTWRKWEDEAFRDNHESFSQIAYASATRRQPPALTKSSSFRFWSQNNAVMWVFCFLAQFGQSVVRADYLILRKGFIMNHNLAPTYDFHTYMIRSMEEEFEKIVGVSGVLWGFVVAFMLFNVDGSNLYFWIAILPVALVLLVGAKLQHIIAILTSEGAKLTAFGPRIKPRDDLFWFKKPKFLLWLIHFVLFQNAFELASFFWFWWQFGYESCFIKNHLLVYCRLVLGFAGQFLCSYSTLPVYALVTQMGSKYKAALIPNRIRETMHGWGKDTRKKRKKRRGDDSTIRTETSTVCSLDYEDEDDDGHGHSDDATTPRLPPYLKIELRPMRGGGGIPTPGMPSHQLPTGGSNWTTGGSSQHALLQRQGSASASAPSSPPPSSHGRGVVRSASMPGIAAVATIASTIGLSTPPTRLSGDAHA, encoded by the exons ATGGCCGGGGGCGGCGAGGGCTCCGGCGCGGCGGGCGGGACGGGGGAGATGCGGTCGCTGGCGCTGACGCCCACCTGGTCCGTCGCCACCGTGCTCACGCTCCTCGTCGCCGCCTCGCTCATCGTCGAGCGCTCCATCCACCGCCTCAGCAAt TGGCTGAAGAAGACTCACCGGAACCCGCTCCACAAGGCAATGGAGAAGATGAAAGAAG AAATGATGCTGCTCGGCTTCATATCCCTGCTTTTGGCGGCGACGTCAAGGATGATCTCCGGCATCTGCATCGACTCCAAGTACTACAACAGCAGGTTCTCCCCGTGCACcaaagaggaggtggaggagacATTCAGCGCCGAGCACGCCCTGTCTTCTCGCAAGCGCAGCCACATAATCGCTGCCATCCTGCACCGTTCTCTCAGGAGGAACCTCAAGGCGCAGTCCCATCAGGTGGAGAGCTGCCACGAG GGCTTCGAGTCGTTCGTTTCGCATGAGGGTCTCGAGCAGCTCCACCGCTTCATTTTTGTCATGGCGGTAACCCATGTTACCTATAGTTGCTTGACGATGCTGCTAGCTATACTCAAG GTCCATACATGGAGAAAATGGGAAGATGAAGCATTTAGAGATAACCACGAATCTTTTTCCC AGATTGCGTATGCATCAGCAACTAGAAGGCAACCACCAGCACTTACCAAATcctcttcattcagattttggagtCAAAATAATGCGGTCATGTGGGTG TTTTGCTTCCTTGCACAATTTGGTCAATCTGTTGTTCGAGCTGACTACCTTATCCTTCGCAAGGGTTTCATAATG AATCATAATCTTGCACCAACATACGACTTCCACACTTACATGATACGTTCAATGGAAGAGGAGTTTGAGAAGATTGTTGGAGTGAG CGGAGTACTGTGGGGCTTCGTTGTTGCTTTCATGCTGTTTAATGTTGATG GATCTAACCTGTACTTTTGGATAGCCATCCTCCCTGTTGCT CTTGTTCTTCTAGTCGGTGCGAAACTGCAGCATATAATAGCGATTTTAACATCAGAGGGTGCAAAGCTGACCGCATTTGGGCCAAGGATAAAGCCACGCGATGATCTCTTTTGGTTCAAGAAACCAAAATTTCTCCTGTGGTTGATTCATTTTGTTCTCTTCCAG AATGCATTCGAGCTGGCCTCCTTCTTCTGGTTCTGG TGGCAATTTGGTTATGAGTCATGCTTCATAAAAAACCACCTCCTGGTTTACTGCCGCCTTGTATTGGG GTTTGCCGGACAGTTTCTCTGCAGTTACAGTACGTTGCCTGTTTATGCGCTTGTCACGCAG ATGGGATCAAAGTACAAGGCTGCCCTGATCCCCAACAGGATCAGAGAAACCATGCACGGGTGGGGCAAGGacacaaggaagaagaggaagaagcgaCGCGGCGACGATTCCACCATTCGTACGGAGACCAGCACCGTGTGCTCCCTCGACTAcgaggacgaagacgacgacgGCCATGGCCATTCCGATGATGCCACGACACCCAGGTTGCCGCCATACCTGAAGATCGAGCTACGGCCAATGCGGGGCGGCGGTGGCATTCCTACACCAGGCATGCCGAGCCACCAGCTTCCGACCGGCGGCAGCAACTGGACCACCGGCGGCAGCTCCCAGCACGCTCTGCTCCAGCGACAGGGCTCGGCCTCAGCCTCCGCACCGTCGTCACCGCCACCGAGCAGCCATGGCCGCGGCGTCGTAAGGTCGGCGTCGATGCCGGGGATCGCTGCCGTGGCAACGATAGCCTCGACGATAGGCCTTAGCACCCCGCCAACTCGGCTCAGCGGTGATGCCCATGCATAG